Sequence from the Methanosphaera cuniculi genome:
ATTCCAAAGTCATTATGACAATGTAATGCTATTTCAACGTTGATGTGTTTTTTTATCTCTGATACTAGATATTTCATTGCTTCAGGGTTTATTGATCCTGTTGTATCAGCTATATGTATACGATCTGCTTTATGTTCTTGTGCTTGTGAGTATACATCTAGTAGTTTTGGTAGTTCTGTACGTGTTGCATCTTCTGCTGAAAATGCTACAAATAGTCCATGATCTTTTCCATAGTCTATTGCATTCATACATATTTCATATACTTCATCTCGTGGCTTGTTCATTTTTACATCTAGATGTAAGTCTGAAAGTCCCATGAATGTTATAATTCCATCAACATCAGCATCTAATGCTGCATCTATGTCTTCTTTTTTGGTTCTTGTTAGACAGATGATTCCTGCATCTAGTCCTTCGTTTGCTATTTTTTTTACGGATTGTTTTTCATTTTCTGATACTCTTGGAAATCCTGCTTCTATTTGATCTACTCCAAGTTCATCAAGTTTACGTGCTATATCTAGTTTTTCATCAGTTGAAAAGTATACATCTGGTGTTTGTTCTCCATCACGTAGGGTTGTATCATATATGTTTATTTTTTTTGGAAAATTATATTCTATTTCATCATTATATACGCTTACAAATCTGTCCATATTGATCTAACCTCCCTTTCTTTAAATATTTTTTTTTAATCTCCATATTATGGTTTTTTTCTCATTATTTTTTTCTATGAAATTAGTATCTTTATTTAACAAATATTTTTTTTTGTATCGTATTTTTTCTGATAGTTAATAATAATATAATTTTATTTTTTTAGTTTATATAGCTTTTTTTATTTATTCTTTGTTTTCTTCGAGTAATTCAAGGTATGATGTTCTTTCAAAGTTATCTGTTATATCAAGTTTTTTGAAGATTTCCATGATATTATCACATATTTCATCAATATTTGCATCTTCTTTTACTACATCTTCTATTTC
This genomic interval carries:
- a CDS encoding homocitrate synthase family protein, which codes for MDRFVSVYNDEIEYNFPKKINIYDTTLRDGEQTPDVYFSTDEKLDIARKLDELGVDQIEAGFPRVSENEKQSVKKIANEGLDAGIICLTRTKKEDIDAALDADVDGIITFMGLSDLHLDVKMNKPRDEVYEICMNAIDYGKDHGLFVAFSAEDATRTELPKLLDVYSQAQEHKADRIHIADTTGSINPEAMKYLVSEIKKHINVEIALHCHNDFGMAVPNCISGLQVGASAISTTVNGIGERAGNTSLEELTMALKLLYNKDLGFKTEIINELSQMVSKYSQIPIAYNKPIVGNNIFRHESGIHVDAIVKNPLAYEPFIPEMIGTKRQIVLGKHSGKAAIAEKLDTLKIEVDDAKLLEIVNLVKEERERGELITNEKFNEILKKADIQYRGKE